One genomic window of Moorella glycerini includes the following:
- a CDS encoding AAA family ATPase, whose amino-acid sequence MGSLEEKVKHMAEYLDAEAISAALKIPVETVRDILDGKAQVLEVPGASKAPAVVQVNSARVAYRQRVIAVWRAKGGVGCTSVALGLAWLLKDLMRVLLVDCSFDVGCSDLSFVLDLPEYPHLKAFEYGGIAGAVINAEPNLDVLQAPRNRSEIDELSQDILTRAVTSARTTYDVIICDLPNAEGPPVQGVLENANTLLLVTGGEDGEKSRLLARLAGVNLKSKEVFLLCNRESEVNGPIAEVLSFREFAVPEDPELARGLRRGQVFSANGPFMRALAEVRDAMYESSATQKGGIFRRLFGR is encoded by the coding sequence ATGGGCAGCTTAGAGGAAAAAGTAAAGCACATGGCCGAATACCTGGACGCAGAAGCCATATCTGCGGCCTTAAAAATACCAGTCGAAACTGTCCGGGACATCCTGGACGGCAAGGCGCAGGTGCTGGAGGTGCCCGGCGCTTCCAAAGCTCCTGCGGTAGTGCAAGTAAATTCCGCCAGAGTCGCCTACCGGCAGAGGGTAATAGCGGTCTGGCGGGCGAAGGGCGGGGTGGGCTGCACTTCCGTAGCCCTGGGCCTGGCCTGGCTGCTGAAGGATTTGATGCGCGTACTGCTGGTTGACTGTTCTTTTGATGTGGGGTGCAGCGACCTTTCCTTTGTCCTGGACCTGCCGGAGTACCCCCACCTCAAGGCATTCGAGTACGGCGGTATCGCGGGTGCCGTCATAAACGCGGAGCCCAATCTGGACGTACTCCAGGCTCCCCGGAACCGGAGCGAGATTGACGAGCTTTCACAAGACATTTTGACCCGGGCTGTTACTTCGGCCCGGACCACCTACGACGTAATAATTTGCGACCTGCCCAATGCGGAGGGGCCGCCGGTGCAGGGAGTCCTGGAGAATGCCAACACGCTCCTGCTGGTGACGGGCGGTGAAGATGGGGAGAAGTCGCGCCTGCTGGCCCGGCTGGCGGGGGTAAACCTCAAAAGCAAGGAGGTTTTTCTCCTGTGCAACCGCGAGAGCGAGGTCAACGGCCCGATTGCGGAGGTCCTATCTTTCCGGGAATTCGCTGTCCCTGAGGACCCGGAACTCGCACGTGGTTTGCGCCGGGGGCAGGTTTTCTCCGCCAATGGCCCTTTTATGCGGGCGCTGGCGGAAGTCCGTGATGCTATGTATGAGAGTTCGGCAACCCAGAAGGGCGGGATATTCCGGCGCCTGTTTGGACGCTGA
- a CDS encoding GGDEF domain-containing protein — protein MRKLSFGPWESLSPMAFFGGEGLQPVRLAWPQLEEKHLDFLTGLPNRRAFDAALEAAAGEACRQCAAFGVILFDIDHFKKVNDSHGHHTGDSVLKIFASRLRSSIKGIDFAARYGGEEFVVLVLAAEKEKVWEIGERVRLAVSGAPFFVEGKELAVTCSFGCAVFPVDGPTAGEAVKAADAALYRAKEAGRNCGFLYKS, from the coding sequence GTGCGTAAGCTGTCCTTTGGCCCGTGGGAATCCCTTTCTCCCATGGCCTTCTTCGGTGGTGAGGGCCTTCAACCCGTCCGGCTCGCGTGGCCGCAGTTAGAGGAAAAGCACTTAGACTTCCTCACCGGCCTGCCCAACCGGAGGGCTTTCGACGCGGCGCTGGAGGCGGCCGCGGGAGAAGCCTGCCGCCAGTGCGCCGCCTTCGGGGTGATACTGTTTGACATCGATCACTTCAAAAAGGTCAACGACTCGCACGGCCATCACACTGGGGACTCGGTTCTTAAGATATTCGCTTCCCGCCTGCGGTCGTCGATTAAGGGCATTGACTTTGCGGCCAGGTACGGCGGGGAGGAGTTTGTGGTCCTGGTGCTGGCGGCCGAGAAAGAAAAGGTGTGGGAGATAGGAGAGAGGGTGCGCCTGGCGGTGTCCGGCGCGCCCTTTTTTGTAGAAGGGAAGGAGCTCGCCGTGACGTGCTCTTTTGGCTGCGCGGTCTTTCCCGTGGACGGGCCGACGGCAGGGGAAGCCGTCAAGGCCGCAGACGCGGCCCTTTACCGGGCGAAGGAGGCGGGCCGCAACTGTGGTTTTTTGTATAAAAGTTAA
- a CDS encoding TlpA family protein disulfide reductase yields the protein MALAGLAYFILALASLILWSTGFNPYCGYGLFLGRPLLLWGATAYACMAVLCFAGAKRKVAIAGAAFLPAVHAAVLALAWRDSGYLCPACVTFLVIEAVLAAFLVFARGRKQYPVFLSLAGVFLLVGTGLLAYNPSVSGYVMPAGSAAEAVSGGAGSEAVVPDGAAAFGTPEKSPVGMAAVDAGQVEPGRPLVYNPPAGAAPALADSAAAAVPGKKYPVAKGPSVAVTTAGGKKVELDLSQRPALYFAWWCPACREVLREMARLAGEKRPYLVSVSYTAGDVNRSLQEVARAGLPGGEVYFSRGVPGNPGGIPVLLYAEGGEVK from the coding sequence ATGGCGTTAGCCGGGCTTGCCTATTTCATCCTTGCCCTGGCGTCCCTGATTTTGTGGTCTACAGGTTTTAACCCGTACTGCGGCTACGGCCTCTTTCTGGGGAGACCCTTACTGCTGTGGGGCGCAACGGCTTATGCGTGTATGGCAGTCCTCTGCTTTGCCGGGGCGAAAAGGAAGGTTGCCATAGCCGGGGCCGCTTTTCTGCCTGCGGTACACGCGGCCGTACTCGCACTCGCCTGGAGGGATTCCGGCTACCTCTGCCCGGCCTGCGTTACCTTTCTCGTTATCGAAGCTGTCCTGGCCGCGTTTCTGGTTTTTGCCCGGGGCAGGAAGCAATATCCAGTCTTTCTTTCCCTTGCCGGGGTTTTCCTGCTTGTGGGCACCGGGCTTCTGGCATATAACCCTTCCGTCTCCGGGTATGTGATGCCTGCCGGCAGCGCAGCGGAGGCGGTTTCAGGGGGTGCGGGCAGCGAGGCGGTTGTACCGGATGGGGCTGCTGCTTTTGGCACCCCGGAAAAGTCGCCGGTGGGCATGGCGGCTGTTGATGCCGGGCAGGTGGAGCCCGGCCGTCCGCTGGTTTATAACCCGCCTGCGGGCGCGGCCCCGGCGCTTGCAGATAGTGCAGCGGCTGCCGTGCCGGGTAAGAAATATCCGGTTGCGAAAGGGCCTTCGGTGGCCGTGACGACCGCTGGCGGCAAAAAAGTGGAGCTCGACCTTTCGCAACGGCCTGCCCTTTACTTTGCCTGGTGGTGCCCGGCGTGCCGGGAGGTTTTACGGGAGATGGCCCGGCTGGCAGGAGAAAAAAGGCCGTACCTGGTGTCTGTTTCCTATACGGCCGGGGATGTCAACCGGTCCTTGCAGGAAGTTGCCAGGGCTGGTTTGCCAGGAGGAGAAGTGTACTTCAGCCGGGGCGTGCCGGGGAACCCGGGCGGCATCCCGGTGTTGCTATATGCGGAAGGCGGTGAGGTAAAATAG
- a CDS encoding ATPase, T2SS/T4P/T4SS family, whose amino-acid sequence MVFIPLEFASHDWLQEIEMQKEAIIEEVARQLTREHPELFSGGTLDGGARLDAEALVKNAVITRKDLTPDEKDDAVSVIMGQITGYGPLRDFFTGPGAEEITEVAVNPTSQGPRVFYGMRGRQYPASGVYFKTNEEVTRFAQKICEDAGRPFTADSPIVDAWLRDGSRLSVIGFKASPLGTALTIRKSPLTRLPLPLSVLVKSGMMPQFAAELLVDLIVEGHANLGVFGRTDSGKTTVLRSLGEQIAIDERMIIGETSFELSLPSLPNCVNMVEVTYGGQKLVDLARICEVINRSNPDRAIVGEIRGGEVVAASEIAESISGGFWTTGHAGGVDELRSRLPKMFSRGGMPLPKEYVDEQLRAMFHFLVFLDKSYDGKRTLMSIVEVTAEGYRTILRFDEGEFARTRGKVRRWVYEAPVTPERLGRLAFRGAEVKPEYEQVLEKHFYAEGGEA is encoded by the coding sequence GTGGTTTTTATTCCGCTGGAATTTGCCAGTCACGACTGGCTGCAGGAAATTGAGATGCAGAAGGAGGCGATAATCGAAGAAGTCGCCAGACAGCTCACGCGGGAGCACCCGGAGCTGTTTTCTGGTGGCACCCTGGACGGCGGCGCCAGGCTGGATGCTGAAGCGCTGGTGAAAAACGCTGTCATTACCCGTAAAGACCTTACCCCGGATGAAAAAGATGACGCTGTGAGTGTCATAATGGGGCAGATAACGGGCTACGGACCCCTGCGAGACTTTTTTACCGGCCCTGGAGCGGAAGAAATAACAGAGGTTGCCGTGAACCCCACGTCCCAAGGACCGCGGGTCTTCTACGGCATGCGCGGCAGGCAGTATCCGGCGTCCGGCGTCTACTTCAAGACCAACGAAGAAGTCACCAGGTTCGCTCAGAAAATCTGCGAGGACGCCGGCCGGCCCTTTACTGCCGATTCACCCATCGTTGACGCCTGGCTGCGGGACGGGTCGAGACTTTCGGTCATAGGTTTTAAGGCCAGCCCTCTCGGCACGGCCCTGACCATAAGGAAGTCGCCCCTGACGCGGCTGCCGCTGCCGCTGTCCGTTTTGGTCAAAAGCGGCATGATGCCGCAGTTCGCTGCCGAACTTCTGGTTGACCTGATAGTGGAGGGCCACGCCAACCTGGGGGTGTTCGGGCGCACCGACTCCGGCAAGACGACGGTCCTGCGGAGCCTGGGCGAACAAATCGCAATTGACGAGAGGATGATCATAGGTGAGACCAGCTTCGAGCTTTCCCTGCCTAGCCTTCCTAACTGCGTCAACATGGTGGAAGTCACCTACGGCGGCCAGAAGCTGGTGGACCTGGCGAGGATCTGCGAGGTGATAAACCGTTCCAACCCGGACCGGGCTATAGTCGGCGAGATCCGCGGCGGGGAGGTGGTGGCCGCATCTGAAATCGCTGAGTCCATCAGCGGCGGCTTCTGGACCACGGGCCACGCCGGGGGAGTGGACGAGCTGCGCTCCCGCCTGCCCAAGATGTTTTCCCGCGGCGGGATGCCCCTGCCGAAGGAGTACGTGGACGAGCAGCTCCGGGCCATGTTCCACTTCCTGGTATTCCTGGACAAGAGCTATGACGGGAAGCGTACCCTCATGAGCATCGTGGAGGTGACGGCTGAAGGCTACCGGACCATTCTCCGGTTTGACGAAGGGGAGTTTGCGAGGACGCGGGGGAAAGTCCGGCGGTGGGTGTATGAGGCGCCCGTGACGCCGGAGAGGCTGGGCCGGTTGGCCTTCCGCGGAGCGGAGGTTAAGCCGGAATACGAGCAGGTGCTTGAGAAGCACTTCTATGCAGAAGGAGGCGAGGCGTAA
- the cpaB gene encoding Flp pilus assembly protein CpaB, whose product MALRFPILKRTWPYLLAIAVGLVVAAFSFKALKGEASSQAGVKLPVAARDLPPYTLVQAQDLSWSTFPSELPGAVKKPAEAVGKVLSRTVPKDYPLRAGDLKDPGSLDVQLVSVNVDSSRLGGARPGDLVDVYWIQPAEKTAWTPGTGATLVAQDARVVSVLDKNGQPVDSGQGLVAAAVQGTAARAPAIAVLAVRAGEVRAIIPGAAQNNTCIALVRKFKEGGGQVGALAGGQGDSPPQATAGAAGPGK is encoded by the coding sequence TTGGCTTTGCGTTTTCCAATTCTAAAACGGACGTGGCCCTACCTCCTGGCTATAGCGGTCGGCCTAGTGGTGGCGGCTTTCAGCTTCAAGGCCCTCAAAGGGGAGGCCTCCTCCCAGGCAGGGGTTAAGCTCCCGGTGGCAGCCCGCGACCTGCCGCCGTATACCCTGGTCCAGGCGCAGGATTTGAGCTGGAGCACTTTTCCGTCCGAGCTGCCGGGTGCGGTAAAAAAACCGGCCGAGGCCGTTGGCAAGGTCCTGTCCAGGACGGTGCCGAAAGACTACCCCCTGCGAGCCGGCGACCTTAAAGACCCGGGGAGCCTAGACGTGCAGCTAGTATCTGTCAATGTTGATTCTTCCCGCCTGGGCGGGGCCAGGCCGGGCGACCTGGTGGACGTTTACTGGATACAGCCCGCCGAGAAGACCGCCTGGACGCCGGGGACGGGAGCCACCCTGGTTGCGCAGGACGCCAGGGTGGTGAGCGTCCTGGACAAAAACGGCCAGCCGGTCGACTCTGGCCAGGGCCTGGTGGCGGCGGCCGTCCAGGGGACGGCGGCCAGGGCCCCGGCCATCGCGGTGCTGGCTGTGAGGGCTGGAGAAGTGAGGGCCATAATTCCCGGCGCGGCGCAGAACAACACGTGCATAGCCCTGGTGAGGAAGTTCAAGGAAGGAGGTGGGCAGGTTGGCGCTCTCGCTGGCGGACAGGGCGATAGCCCGCCTCAAGCTACTGCTGGGGCCGCCGGCCCCGGGAAGTAA
- a CDS encoding SAF domain-containing protein: protein MLFTGLVTIGANARYRQASKTVNVVRAAQFITAGSEIKPEMVEKVPVPAQAASGMATAVEEVAGRVATVSMVKGQYVWKDAVREGKGLKEGYVVVYVPVDLSSSAAVLAGEVVDVYAIDKTAGGAPAAKLLAQGVRVLHSLGQDGVEIEPGKSGGISPVPASKSPVSVGLEVPKDVAAQLVQYASAKAVYLARSAVTGA from the coding sequence TTGCTGTTCACGGGGCTGGTCACCATAGGGGCCAATGCCAGGTACAGGCAGGCAAGTAAGACCGTCAACGTGGTCCGGGCCGCGCAGTTTATAACGGCCGGGTCGGAGATAAAGCCGGAAATGGTGGAGAAGGTGCCGGTCCCGGCCCAGGCCGCGAGCGGTATGGCGACAGCCGTTGAGGAAGTTGCCGGCAGGGTGGCCACCGTCTCTATGGTTAAAGGCCAGTACGTCTGGAAGGACGCAGTTAGGGAAGGGAAGGGCCTTAAAGAAGGTTACGTGGTCGTCTACGTGCCGGTTGACCTTTCGAGCTCTGCAGCTGTCCTGGCCGGCGAGGTGGTTGACGTTTACGCAATCGACAAAACCGCCGGCGGCGCTCCTGCCGCGAAGCTGCTGGCCCAGGGGGTGCGGGTCCTCCACAGCCTGGGCCAGGACGGGGTAGAGATTGAACCCGGGAAGAGCGGCGGTATTTCTCCCGTACCAGCCAGCAAATCCCCGGTAAGCGTCGGGCTGGAAGTGCCGAAGGACGTGGCGGCCCAGCTCGTGCAGTACGCCTCCGCTAAAGCGGTCTACCTTGCCAGGAGCGCGGTCACGGGTGCGTAA
- a CDS encoding AAA family ATPase, which translates to MPFCVIAAEKESAELIKQNLIKTGLYPDWEFQVCTSARDLYAFSPDRPGVVVVSRFLPGEDTRVLLQRLPLLFSASHIVLLAGNLDEKGKAFVRAARQAGLNNIVTGKLPGDRPYNLLAALRYAREDDELSALMSGEEEIGPPGLEVEEREEYVPEPPAAAPPVDTAYKERPRPHPPQPAGPQAFSLVERQEHRRDADYLDELLGRYAGPPGPAGGSPTDPAFERPAARAFPAKPVQEARVYPRTGGRGVFVLTAANKGGVGKTTVAVTLAVALARAGIPVVLWDLDFGAPDVASFFDISGVAGIEALAKGLFRPEIAEGLLVKAEENLYVLPGPMDRTVPAFEPGEIGAIAQQLLSRFPVVFGDTPPEFWTKPWLEGVFPLADRVLAVVDQSKFSEQETAAYAPCLLAMGVTPEKISIVLNRFSPKLHNAKGVEKHFCSGFKKEVPAKLLPKVAAVIPEEWEAYVQRGYKGEVVGLDDAYSQWHALAGEIAASAGYTYRKPEGEKKAFFRFFGRRKK; encoded by the coding sequence GTGCCTTTTTGCGTCATCGCTGCCGAGAAAGAATCTGCCGAGCTTATAAAGCAGAACTTGATTAAAACCGGGCTTTACCCTGATTGGGAGTTTCAGGTATGCACTTCTGCCCGGGATCTCTACGCTTTCAGCCCGGACAGGCCGGGAGTCGTGGTCGTGAGTCGTTTCCTCCCGGGGGAAGATACACGCGTTTTGCTCCAGCGCTTGCCCCTGCTTTTTTCGGCCAGCCATATAGTCCTTTTGGCCGGCAACCTGGATGAAAAAGGGAAGGCGTTCGTGAGAGCAGCCAGGCAGGCGGGGCTCAACAATATCGTTACGGGCAAACTCCCGGGCGACAGGCCCTACAACCTCCTGGCCGCCCTCAGATACGCGAGGGAGGACGACGAGCTGTCCGCTTTGATGAGCGGGGAGGAAGAAATCGGTCCGCCGGGGCTGGAAGTGGAGGAGAGGGAGGAATACGTTCCGGAGCCGCCGGCAGCCGCGCCTCCGGTGGATACCGCATATAAGGAGCGGCCGCGTCCCCATCCGCCGCAACCGGCAGGGCCGCAGGCGTTTTCCCTTGTCGAAAGGCAGGAGCACCGGAGGGACGCCGACTACCTGGACGAGCTTCTGGGCCGCTATGCGGGTCCGCCCGGCCCTGCCGGCGGATCTCCGACCGACCCGGCGTTTGAGCGGCCCGCGGCCCGGGCGTTTCCTGCGAAGCCCGTCCAGGAGGCCCGCGTTTACCCCCGTACAGGAGGGCGAGGGGTTTTTGTGCTTACCGCCGCCAACAAAGGAGGCGTAGGTAAGACCACGGTGGCGGTGACCCTGGCCGTGGCCCTGGCCCGGGCGGGGATCCCGGTTGTGCTGTGGGATCTGGACTTCGGCGCGCCGGACGTGGCTTCCTTCTTCGACATATCGGGTGTGGCCGGTATAGAGGCGCTGGCTAAAGGGTTATTCCGGCCGGAGATTGCCGAAGGGCTGCTTGTCAAAGCGGAGGAAAACCTCTACGTCCTGCCCGGACCTATGGACAGGACCGTGCCGGCTTTTGAGCCGGGTGAAATTGGTGCTATAGCGCAGCAATTGCTATCCAGATTTCCGGTGGTGTTCGGCGACACCCCTCCGGAGTTCTGGACCAAGCCCTGGCTGGAGGGAGTGTTCCCTTTAGCCGACAGGGTGCTGGCCGTGGTGGACCAGTCCAAGTTCAGCGAGCAAGAAACTGCCGCTTATGCGCCTTGCCTTCTGGCTATGGGCGTGACGCCAGAGAAGATAAGCATAGTTTTGAACCGCTTCAGCCCGAAGCTCCACAACGCGAAAGGGGTGGAGAAGCACTTCTGTTCCGGCTTCAAGAAGGAAGTTCCCGCAAAGCTCCTGCCGAAGGTGGCGGCGGTGATACCGGAAGAATGGGAGGCTTATGTGCAAAGAGGTTACAAGGGCGAAGTGGTGGGCCTGGACGACGCCTACAGCCAGTGGCACGCCCTGGCGGGAGAGATCGCGGCGTCTGCCGGGTACACATACAGGAAGCCCGAAGGGGAAAAGAAGGCTTTCTTCCGGTTCTTTGGCAGAAGAAAAAAATAG
- a CDS encoding type II secretion system F family protein: MIALFLSLFLMFYFLTGGEVPEKAGLKKIARDRLLPGASAAVFFLLGSVMCRTSLGGIPWAVLGWYLPGWVTGFVEERRRARLRELVKSFVVSAAGMFAAGQTTAEVVKVMADRMPEPFAAEFQDMLGQRELADKPYSKSFGNLAKKYGLPEFEAVAAVLAAADRAGGPNAAAKGLKRLGAALQQRDRLLAERRKETFEPKVAAGVVIVLLFLGFLGGVLLWPGYFEGGGRLVLTAASAIIVGMVFLAVKAGSPDAM, from the coding sequence GTGATAGCTCTTTTCCTGTCGTTGTTCCTGATGTTTTACTTTCTTACCGGCGGCGAGGTTCCCGAAAAGGCGGGTCTTAAGAAAATAGCCAGGGACAGGCTTTTGCCGGGGGCTTCCGCAGCGGTGTTTTTCCTCCTGGGTTCTGTTATGTGCCGCACTTCCCTGGGTGGTATCCCCTGGGCCGTCCTGGGGTGGTATTTGCCCGGGTGGGTTACAGGGTTTGTAGAAGAGCGCCGCCGGGCGAGGCTCAGGGAATTAGTGAAGAGCTTTGTGGTTTCCGCCGCGGGCATGTTTGCTGCCGGGCAGACGACCGCGGAGGTGGTAAAAGTTATGGCCGACCGGATGCCCGAGCCTTTTGCCGCGGAATTCCAGGATATGCTGGGCCAGCGCGAGCTGGCCGATAAACCCTATTCAAAGTCCTTCGGCAACCTGGCGAAGAAGTACGGCCTGCCCGAGTTCGAGGCCGTGGCCGCCGTGCTGGCCGCCGCCGACCGGGCCGGGGGGCCTAATGCAGCGGCCAAAGGATTGAAGCGCCTGGGGGCCGCCCTGCAGCAGCGCGATCGGCTGCTGGCCGAAAGGCGCAAAGAGACCTTTGAGCCGAAGGTGGCCGCCGGGGTGGTGATAGTCCTGCTCTTCCTGGGCTTTTTGGGCGGTGTCCTTCTGTGGCCCGGCTACTTCGAGGGCGGCGGCAGGCTGGTCCTGACTGCGGCTTCGGCGATAATAGTCGGCATGGTCTTCCTGGCCGTCAAAGCCGGGAGCCCGGACGCGATGTAG
- a CDS encoding A24 family peptidase, with protein MTWNWLWVLFLVPVTACGIYDFLSMRVPNRLTVPLIFIGLAYRAWAGDFWGGLSGALVWFIAGAVLVSTGGMGGGDVKLMAAIGAWAGVYGGLLVFAAASLIGAAWAAAKLARLGLLKRKILYLLYWGGSIFTGVRQPLLVKMPEEGVPQEAIPFAACLAAGVWAATLAAWYVRHYSGIVRW; from the coding sequence TTGACCTGGAACTGGCTTTGGGTTTTATTCCTGGTCCCGGTGACGGCTTGCGGCATATATGATTTCCTTTCCATGAGGGTACCGAACCGCCTTACAGTACCCTTAATTTTTATCGGGCTGGCATACCGGGCCTGGGCGGGAGACTTCTGGGGCGGTCTTTCAGGGGCGCTGGTATGGTTCATTGCAGGTGCCGTTCTAGTCTCTACAGGCGGCATGGGCGGCGGGGACGTCAAGCTCATGGCCGCCATAGGGGCCTGGGCCGGGGTGTACGGCGGGTTGCTGGTCTTTGCGGCCGCCAGCCTGATCGGGGCGGCATGGGCGGCCGCCAAATTGGCCAGGCTGGGCCTGTTGAAAAGAAAGATTCTGTATCTCCTTTACTGGGGCGGTTCTATCTTTACCGGGGTCAGGCAGCCTCTCCTGGTAAAGATGCCGGAGGAAGGCGTACCGCAGGAGGCCATTCCCTTCGCGGCCTGCCTGGCCGCGGGAGTTTGGGCGGCGACTCTGGCGGCGTGGTATGTTAGGCATTACAGCGGGATTGTGAGGTGGTGA
- a CDS encoding stage II sporulation protein M, producing MRNLTWSAACGLALFLLCLGGVLGVAFPAHMARIAAPVLNRVMDSAQTLRPDALVFVALVLIKNCLVLFLVLTAGPSYDRLKGKFFRSRLAACLSRVTDFSVAFFPVLILLLNGAVLSWSVLLFARAGVPLAALLGGILPHGVFELAALVMVSALVFCRPGSDFKDRMAFFVRPIFPLLVVSALVEAYISPAIMVRLWS from the coding sequence TTGCGGAATCTTACGTGGAGTGCGGCATGCGGGCTGGCCCTTTTTCTTCTGTGCCTGGGAGGGGTACTGGGGGTGGCGTTCCCCGCCCACATGGCCCGAATCGCTGCGCCCGTGCTGAACAGGGTAATGGATTCGGCGCAAACGCTCCGGCCGGATGCGCTGGTGTTTGTGGCCCTGGTCCTCATAAAAAACTGCCTGGTGCTGTTCCTGGTGCTTACTGCCGGGCCTTCTTACGACCGGCTTAAGGGGAAGTTCTTCAGGTCCCGCCTGGCCGCCTGCTTATCAAGGGTGACAGACTTCTCGGTCGCCTTTTTTCCCGTCCTGATACTCTTGCTCAACGGCGCCGTACTCTCCTGGAGCGTGCTCCTGTTTGCCAGGGCCGGCGTGCCCCTGGCGGCCCTGCTGGGCGGGATTCTGCCCCACGGGGTATTCGAACTCGCGGCCCTGGTAATGGTCAGCGCCCTGGTGTTCTGCCGGCCGGGGAGCGATTTTAAGGACAGGATGGCGTTCTTTGTGCGGCCTATATTCCCCTTGTTGGTGGTGTCCGCGCTGGTTGAGGCGTACATTTCGCCGGCGATTATGGTGAGGCTGTGGAGTTGA